From Microbacterium croceum, a single genomic window includes:
- a CDS encoding PP2C family protein-serine/threonine phosphatase, with the protein MAETTTTTRSVTVAQRRLLLSWAGVTDQGRRRDNNQDAFLADFPLFIVADGMGGHAGGEIASQSTVSRLQAVVSDGPVTRPAIESALERAVADIAEHPETTDEGTGTTLTGVFLDLADDEPRWVALNIGDSRVYLLRDDRLIQVTTDHSVVQELITAGKLSPEEAEGHPYSNVITRAVGASELAAPDYTTIDVRAGDRFVICSDGLTKELTDYGIQHFLRKNAEPGPAVDAMLAAALENGGRDNVTLIIVQVGDPDESSSTVADTAE; encoded by the coding sequence GTGGCTGAGACGACGACGACGACGCGCAGCGTCACGGTTGCGCAGCGCCGTCTGCTGCTCTCGTGGGCGGGGGTCACCGATCAAGGGCGCCGTCGGGACAACAATCAGGATGCGTTCCTCGCGGACTTTCCGCTGTTCATCGTCGCGGATGGAATGGGTGGACACGCGGGTGGCGAAATCGCCAGCCAGAGCACCGTCTCCCGGCTGCAGGCCGTGGTATCGGACGGTCCGGTGACGCGTCCGGCCATCGAGTCCGCGCTCGAGCGAGCGGTGGCCGACATCGCCGAGCATCCGGAGACGACGGATGAGGGCACGGGGACCACGCTCACCGGGGTCTTCCTCGATCTCGCTGACGATGAGCCGCGGTGGGTCGCGCTCAACATCGGCGACTCGCGCGTGTATCTGCTCCGCGACGACCGGCTGATCCAGGTCACCACCGACCACTCGGTCGTGCAGGAACTGATCACCGCGGGCAAACTGAGCCCGGAAGAGGCCGAGGGACATCCGTACAGCAACGTGATCACGCGCGCAGTCGGTGCGAGCGAGTTGGCCGCCCCGGATTACACGACGATCGATGTCCGAGCCGGAGACCGTTTCGTGATCTGCTCGGACGGGCTCACCAAGGAGCTCACCGACTACGGCATCCAGCACTTCCTCCGCAAGAACGCGGAGCCGGGGCCGGCTGTCGATGCCATGCTCGCCGCTGCGCTCGAGAACGGCGGTCGTGACAACGTGACGCTCATCATCGTGCAGGTCGGTGACCCCGACGAGTCTTCCTCCACAGTCGCCGACACTGCCGAATAG
- a CDS encoding aldo/keto reductase, translating into MVMSQRRVGASGLLVSPTGLGCNNFGRAGTATETLTGTREVIDAAIANGITLLDTADMYGAEAGTSELLMGEALEGRRDRIVLATKFGHERDMGYDFPAGRGSRRYVRRAVEESLRRLRTDWIDLYQLHLPDPETPIAETTDALDELVREGKIRYYGHSNFTGWQIAEAEFVSRQRSTGRFISAQNHYSLLARAAEREVLPAVERYGLGFFPFFPLHNGLLTGKFTRDGGPAESRIMSSRRHVWEMAPWDAIEEFRTFCADRDITMLQAAFGWLLANPLVSSVIAGATSAAQIEANAQAGEAWRPDADELAAIDRLFPLPEDPGARV; encoded by the coding sequence ATGGTCATGTCGCAGCGCCGTGTGGGCGCCTCCGGTCTCCTCGTGTCTCCCACCGGCCTCGGCTGCAACAATTTCGGCCGCGCGGGTACCGCCACGGAGACGCTCACCGGTACCCGTGAGGTGATCGATGCAGCGATCGCGAACGGCATCACATTGCTCGACACCGCCGACATGTACGGTGCCGAGGCCGGGACGAGCGAGCTGCTGATGGGCGAAGCGCTGGAGGGCCGCCGCGATCGCATCGTGCTCGCGACGAAGTTCGGCCACGAGCGCGACATGGGCTACGACTTCCCGGCAGGGCGTGGTTCCCGTCGCTACGTGCGCCGTGCGGTCGAGGAGTCCTTGCGCCGGCTGCGTACCGACTGGATCGACCTCTACCAGCTGCATCTGCCGGACCCCGAGACGCCGATCGCCGAGACGACCGACGCGCTGGACGAACTGGTCAGGGAGGGGAAGATCCGCTACTACGGCCACTCCAACTTCACAGGCTGGCAGATCGCCGAAGCCGAGTTCGTCTCTCGCCAGCGCTCGACAGGACGATTCATCTCCGCACAGAACCACTACTCCTTGCTGGCGCGCGCCGCCGAGCGCGAAGTACTGCCCGCGGTGGAGCGGTATGGCCTCGGCTTCTTCCCCTTCTTCCCGCTGCACAACGGTCTCCTCACGGGCAAGTTCACCCGCGATGGCGGGCCTGCCGAGAGTCGGATCATGTCGAGCCGCCGTCACGTCTGGGAGATGGCGCCCTGGGACGCCATCGAGGAGTTCCGCACCTTCTGCGCCGACCGCGACATCACCATGCTGCAGGCGGCGTTCGGATGGCTGCTCGCGAATCCGCTGGTCTCGAGCGTGATCGCCGGCGCCACGTCCGCCGCGCAGATCGAGGCGAATGCGCAGGCAGGGGAGGCCTGGCGACCCGACGCCGACGAGCTCGCGGCGATCGATCGGCTCTTCCCGCTGCCGGAGGACCCGGGCGCCCGGGTATGA
- a CDS encoding FtsK/SpoIIIE domain-containing protein — MDAPPIVLPSAPASVRRAPLPFAAAIIPVAAGVVLWLVSGSLYALCFAALGPLMLAASAFDAARIRRRDRRRDEAESAAVWASAEEDLSSRQQAERAALWHRHPDVARCLAQPPLRGTDAPGIATEVVIGSGPVPSAVRCSGGTGQRAREFQRRCGILTEAPVRVKLGAGICVRGCAPQSAAVARALVAQLCLRFSPAQLVLLGDHLEENGLSALPHARSARRGGLRLGFLMAGDARVPLDAAVWAVPPGAEVPEGITTVIDVTEPSRAMVRTPEGSHDISLEALSVDQVVQLGHDSGEDIEDSCGVPAFVALHDLEQGRGETGLPAVIGRSAQEDVVIDIVTDGPHAIVTGTTGTGKSELLVTWVTAMATAHGPDRVSFVLADFKGGTAFEPLRELRQVAAVITDLDQEGARRGVSSLTAEIRRRESVLAAAGARDAGEISMPRLVIVIDEFAALIQEHPDLGQVFTDVAARGRALGMHLILGTQRASGVVRDALAANCPLRLSLRVADAADSRLVIGTTDAAELPGGAESRGLGFVRRPQDLGPQIVRMARAAAADVSRVASDWRTATRPRSPWRPALPALLPLDELRPEAVALTDALVLGRADVPEQQSQPLESLRPGIDRGLAILGAAASGRTSVLRLLAAQHPQAVWMPGDLEAAWDVISSWRDGSVALPSVVLCDDLDRLAGAWPPEYAHEWLNRVEQLLGTAHETMFVITATRVAGGVGRLLEALPRRALLRMTSRVEHLAAGGEASGFRRDRPPGRARIDDREVQLAWVDAVAPVASVSTTPRWRPGEQGSAVVSAAPVRVVERLQADYPEHDVLLLEPGVRAERSGAILVADAETWQRNPSVWRQRRAEGEVLFRAEHPVELRQLAGLRDLPPYAHARSGRAWSVRGEEAVRRVILPSFAPTNRQTVGQAADETADETSGPATAQLTRRQRRADREAGTSGL; from the coding sequence ATGGATGCTCCACCGATCGTGCTCCCTTCCGCGCCTGCCTCTGTCCGGCGTGCTCCCTTGCCGTTCGCCGCGGCGATCATCCCTGTCGCCGCAGGTGTCGTGTTGTGGCTGGTCTCCGGATCGCTGTACGCCCTCTGCTTCGCTGCACTCGGTCCGCTGATGCTCGCCGCGTCTGCCTTCGACGCCGCCCGTATCCGGCGGCGAGACCGGCGCAGAGATGAGGCGGAGTCGGCTGCCGTGTGGGCATCTGCGGAGGAAGACCTCTCGTCGCGGCAGCAGGCGGAGCGCGCCGCTCTGTGGCACCGCCATCCCGATGTCGCCCGGTGTCTCGCGCAGCCACCCCTGCGGGGGACGGATGCGCCTGGTATCGCAACGGAAGTCGTGATCGGGAGCGGACCCGTTCCGAGCGCCGTTCGGTGCAGCGGAGGTACAGGCCAACGGGCGCGGGAGTTCCAGAGGAGGTGCGGGATCCTCACGGAGGCCCCGGTGCGGGTGAAGCTCGGTGCGGGGATCTGTGTTCGCGGATGCGCACCGCAGAGCGCCGCGGTTGCTCGTGCCCTCGTGGCACAGCTCTGTCTCCGCTTCAGCCCGGCGCAGCTCGTGCTGCTCGGCGATCATCTTGAAGAGAACGGCCTCTCAGCGCTGCCCCACGCCCGGTCTGCGCGACGCGGTGGGCTTCGTCTTGGATTCCTCATGGCGGGGGACGCACGGGTGCCCCTCGATGCCGCGGTCTGGGCGGTGCCGCCGGGCGCCGAAGTCCCGGAGGGGATCACTACCGTCATCGATGTCACCGAACCGAGCCGTGCGATGGTCCGCACACCCGAGGGATCGCACGACATCTCGCTGGAGGCACTCTCTGTCGATCAGGTCGTTCAGCTCGGCCATGACAGCGGGGAGGACATCGAAGACTCCTGCGGCGTCCCTGCGTTCGTGGCACTCCACGACCTTGAGCAGGGACGCGGTGAGACGGGGCTGCCCGCCGTGATCGGCCGCTCCGCACAAGAGGACGTCGTGATCGACATCGTGACGGACGGTCCTCATGCGATCGTGACAGGCACGACGGGTACGGGCAAGAGCGAGCTGCTGGTGACCTGGGTGACCGCCATGGCGACCGCGCACGGCCCTGATCGAGTGTCGTTCGTGCTCGCGGACTTCAAGGGCGGCACAGCGTTCGAGCCGTTGCGGGAGCTGCGCCAGGTCGCAGCAGTGATCACCGATCTCGATCAGGAGGGCGCGCGTCGTGGCGTGTCCAGCCTGACGGCGGAGATCCGTCGGCGCGAGTCCGTGCTCGCCGCCGCGGGAGCACGCGATGCCGGTGAGATCTCGATGCCGCGACTGGTGATCGTGATCGACGAGTTCGCCGCTCTGATACAGGAGCATCCCGACCTCGGCCAGGTCTTCACCGACGTTGCCGCACGCGGTCGCGCGCTCGGCATGCATCTGATCCTGGGCACTCAACGCGCGTCCGGGGTCGTTCGAGACGCCCTGGCCGCGAACTGTCCTCTGCGGCTCAGCTTGCGCGTCGCCGACGCTGCCGACAGCCGGCTCGTGATTGGCACGACGGATGCGGCTGAGCTTCCCGGTGGCGCCGAGTCTCGGGGTCTGGGTTTCGTGCGCCGACCGCAGGACCTCGGGCCGCAGATCGTCCGTATGGCACGCGCAGCGGCGGCGGATGTGAGTCGCGTCGCGAGCGACTGGCGGACTGCCACGCGACCGCGTAGCCCCTGGAGACCCGCGCTTCCTGCGCTGCTTCCTCTCGACGAGCTGCGGCCGGAGGCTGTCGCCCTCACCGATGCACTCGTCCTCGGACGAGCCGATGTGCCTGAGCAGCAGTCACAGCCACTGGAATCACTGCGTCCGGGGATCGATCGTGGACTTGCGATCCTCGGCGCAGCGGCATCGGGGCGGACGTCGGTGCTGCGGCTGCTGGCCGCGCAGCATCCGCAGGCGGTGTGGATGCCCGGGGACCTGGAGGCCGCGTGGGACGTCATCAGTTCGTGGCGGGACGGATCGGTCGCGCTGCCGAGCGTCGTCCTGTGTGATGACCTCGATCGGCTCGCGGGCGCGTGGCCTCCCGAGTACGCGCACGAGTGGCTGAACCGGGTGGAACAGCTTCTGGGAACCGCACACGAGACGATGTTCGTGATCACGGCGACGCGTGTCGCCGGTGGAGTCGGACGCCTGCTGGAGGCGCTGCCGCGACGTGCGCTGCTGCGGATGACGAGTCGGGTGGAGCATCTGGCCGCCGGGGGAGAGGCATCGGGGTTCCGCAGAGACCGTCCACCGGGGCGTGCGCGCATCGACGATCGCGAAGTGCAGCTCGCCTGGGTCGACGCCGTCGCACCCGTGGCATCGGTATCGACCACCCCTCGGTGGCGTCCGGGAGAACAAGGCTCCGCCGTCGTGAGCGCGGCTCCCGTACGTGTCGTCGAGCGTCTCCAGGCCGACTATCCCGAACATGATGTCCTCCTGCTCGAGCCGGGCGTGCGCGCGGAGAGGAGCGGCGCCATCCTGGTGGCCGATGCGGAGACCTGGCAGCGGAATCCGTCGGTGTGGCGACAGCGGCGCGCGGAGGGTGAGGTGTTGTTCCGCGCCGAGCACCCGGTGGAGCTGCGGCAGTTGGCCGGCCTGCGTGACCTACCCCCGTATGCGCACGCACGTTCGGGCAGGGCATGGTCGGTGCGAGGGGAGGAAGCCGTGCGCCGGGTCATCCTCCCCTCGTTCGCCCCCACGAACAGACAGACCGTGGGTCAGGCGGCGGACGAGACGGCTGATGAGACGTCGGGGCCGGCGACGGCACAGCTCACGCGGAGACAGAGACGTGCAGACCGGGAGGCTGGCACGAGCGGGCTGTGA
- a CDS encoding asparaginase, whose product MLETLTVQESVELAVVERSGFIESRHAGAAIVLSADGEVIARHGNADALILPRSILKPLQAVACITAGAVLEGEQLALSTASHTGTDRHASTVRDMLTEGGLTEDDLGCPPAWPSDTATRDEMVREHGQPARVRMNCSGKHAAMLRACVATGWATDDYLAVTHPLQAHIREVIERLTGEKVAHTAIDGCGAPVYALTLTGLTRSIHRIGTASDRSPFALHRVAGSLVRAVRENPWTIEGPSRPDTVAIEKLGVFAKGGAEGVMVMVAPDGTTVGLKMLDGASRASTIVAATLLARAGAVSEADVAALAAALPLSVRGGGAEVGVIRPGAGI is encoded by the coding sequence GTGCTGGAGACTCTCACCGTTCAGGAATCCGTCGAGCTCGCCGTCGTCGAACGCAGCGGCTTCATCGAGTCACGCCACGCGGGCGCGGCCATCGTCCTCTCCGCAGACGGCGAGGTGATCGCCCGCCACGGCAATGCCGACGCGCTGATCCTCCCGCGCTCCATCCTCAAGCCGCTGCAGGCCGTCGCCTGCATCACGGCCGGCGCCGTGTTGGAGGGCGAGCAGCTCGCTCTCTCGACGGCCAGCCATACCGGAACCGATCGACACGCGAGCACGGTGCGCGACATGCTCACCGAAGGCGGTCTCACCGAGGACGACCTCGGCTGCCCGCCCGCATGGCCGAGCGACACCGCCACCCGCGACGAGATGGTGCGCGAGCATGGCCAGCCCGCACGCGTTCGGATGAACTGCTCTGGCAAGCACGCCGCGATGCTGCGCGCCTGTGTCGCTACCGGCTGGGCGACAGACGACTACCTCGCCGTGACCCACCCCTTGCAGGCGCACATCCGCGAGGTGATCGAGCGGCTGACCGGCGAGAAGGTCGCTCACACGGCCATCGACGGATGCGGCGCTCCCGTGTATGCGTTGACGCTCACCGGCCTCACCCGCTCCATCCACCGCATCGGCACCGCGTCCGACCGCTCCCCGTTCGCCTTGCACCGAGTGGCCGGGTCCCTGGTGCGTGCCGTGCGCGAGAACCCGTGGACCATCGAAGGGCCGAGCCGCCCTGACACTGTCGCCATCGAGAAGCTCGGCGTGTTCGCCAAGGGTGGCGCCGAAGGCGTGATGGTGATGGTCGCACCGGACGGCACGACCGTCGGACTCAAGATGCTCGACGGCGCCTCACGTGCATCCACGATCGTCGCTGCGACTCTCCTCGCCCGCGCCGGCGCCGTCAGCGAGGCCGACGTCGCTGCCCTGGCCGCTGCCCTTCCGCTCTCTGTGCGCGGCGGTGGTGCGGAGGTCGGCGTCATCCGCCCCGGCGCCGGGATCTGA
- a CDS encoding lysophospholipid acyltransferase family protein → MTSEQSVEPESSSEETAKPRHAGFTYRLGRSLITPLARLVYRPRIEGRDNVPPTGPVIFASNHLSFIDSIAIPVAAPRPVHFLAKSSYFEGTGFRGWMSKTFFESIGAIPVRRGAGQAALDALDLQRQLLDEGLTVALYPEGTRSTDGRLYKGRTGVAFLALQTGAPVVPVGLIGTDKVMPVGAKMPTLKERITVRFGEPLDLSPHGPATSGRARRLATDEIMAAIHALSGQELAGAYNEAPAQGTIEKIIQALPHERR, encoded by the coding sequence ATGACCTCTGAGCAGTCCGTCGAGCCCGAATCCTCGTCAGAAGAGACTGCAAAGCCTCGTCACGCCGGATTCACCTATCGGCTCGGACGCAGCCTGATCACGCCGCTGGCACGCCTTGTGTACCGACCGCGCATCGAAGGCCGTGACAACGTGCCGCCCACCGGCCCCGTGATCTTCGCAAGCAATCACCTCTCGTTCATCGACTCGATCGCGATCCCTGTGGCTGCTCCGCGTCCCGTGCATTTCCTCGCGAAGTCGAGCTACTTCGAGGGCACCGGCTTTCGCGGATGGATGAGCAAGACCTTCTTCGAGTCGATCGGAGCCATTCCGGTGCGGCGCGGCGCTGGTCAGGCCGCACTCGACGCGCTCGATCTGCAACGCCAGCTCCTCGATGAAGGTTTGACGGTGGCGCTGTATCCCGAGGGCACCCGCTCCACAGACGGACGCCTCTACAAAGGGCGCACCGGTGTCGCCTTCCTCGCGCTGCAGACCGGTGCGCCGGTCGTCCCGGTGGGCCTCATCGGCACCGACAAGGTGATGCCGGTCGGCGCGAAGATGCCGACGCTGAAGGAGCGCATCACTGTGCGGTTCGGCGAGCCGCTCGATCTCTCGCCGCACGGTCCGGCGACCAGCGGACGGGCTCGGCGCCTCGCGACCGACGAGATCATGGCAGCGATCCACGCGCTCTCCGGTCAGGAGCTCGCCGGCGCCTACAACGAGGCGCCTGCGCAGGGAACGATCGAGAAGATCATCCAGGCGCTCCCGCACGAGCGCCGCTGA
- a CDS encoding OsmC family protein has product MAAHSTSLTLGDHHYALTSTWTGNSGSGTSGYRDYRRDVTIEVHGKPELLASADKPFRGDPARWNPEDLLLASLSECHLLSYLHACVTAGVVVVSYLDRATGLMRENGAGGGAFVEVMLRPEVVVAEASMIEAAERAHTQANEWCFIANSMNFPVRHEATVTARA; this is encoded by the coding sequence ATGGCTGCACACTCCACCTCTCTCACCCTCGGCGACCACCACTACGCCCTCACGTCCACGTGGACGGGGAACAGCGGGTCGGGCACCAGCGGGTATCGCGACTACCGGCGTGATGTGACGATCGAGGTACACGGGAAGCCCGAGCTGTTGGCCTCGGCAGACAAGCCGTTCCGAGGGGATCCCGCCAGATGGAACCCGGAAGATCTGCTGCTCGCGTCGCTCTCGGAGTGCCATCTGCTCTCGTATCTGCACGCCTGCGTCACCGCGGGTGTCGTGGTGGTGTCGTATCTCGACCGCGCGACCGGGCTCATGCGCGAGAACGGAGCAGGCGGGGGTGCCTTCGTGGAGGTGATGCTGCGACCCGAGGTCGTCGTTGCGGAGGCGTCGATGATCGAGGCGGCGGAGCGCGCGCACACGCAGGCGAACGAGTGGTGCTTCATCGCGAACTCGATGAACTTCCCGGTGCGTCACGAGGCGACCGTGACAGCGCGGGCCTGA
- a CDS encoding FKBP-type peptidyl-prolyl cis-trans isomerase gives MRKRPLIVLSTVAAATLLLAGCSGTSSPESSSTPEPTASSSCALDAQAGDTSNAVVVDGEGADAKVTVPSDAPFAGVERTIVAEGKGEDIGVGDLVSVQYQIVDAKSGEVLDSSARGEGGLLPVLLDTNQSSLFVAALECEPVGSQVVLTLPGSVLGEGASNVIVYAEAVEQLPEVATGTPVDPTPGFPTVKLDDDGAPTITIPKGDAPAKTEVAVLKQGDGATVGAGDLVVVQYRGVKWSDGKEFDSSWSRDATPSQFQTSGVVTGFRLALEGQKVGSQVIVVMPPSDGYGATEGHELQKESLVFVVDILATTPVQQ, from the coding sequence GTGCGCAAGCGTCCGCTCATCGTCCTGTCCACCGTCGCTGCGGCGACCCTTCTGCTGGCAGGATGCTCCGGCACGTCCTCGCCCGAGAGCTCGAGCACGCCCGAGCCCACGGCATCGAGCAGCTGCGCTCTCGACGCCCAGGCCGGCGATACCTCCAATGCCGTCGTCGTCGACGGTGAGGGTGCGGACGCCAAGGTGACGGTCCCGTCCGATGCCCCGTTCGCAGGTGTCGAGCGCACGATCGTGGCGGAGGGCAAGGGCGAAGACATCGGCGTCGGCGATCTGGTCTCTGTGCAGTACCAGATCGTCGACGCGAAATCGGGCGAGGTGCTGGACTCCTCAGCTCGTGGCGAAGGCGGACTGCTTCCCGTCCTGCTCGACACGAACCAGTCGTCGCTGTTCGTCGCGGCACTCGAGTGCGAGCCGGTCGGCTCTCAGGTCGTGCTGACGCTCCCGGGCAGCGTTCTCGGCGAGGGGGCGAGCAACGTCATCGTGTATGCCGAAGCAGTCGAGCAGCTTCCCGAGGTCGCCACCGGCACCCCGGTCGACCCGACTCCCGGGTTCCCGACGGTGAAGCTCGACGATGACGGCGCTCCCACCATCACGATCCCCAAGGGCGACGCGCCCGCGAAGACCGAGGTCGCCGTGCTCAAACAGGGTGACGGCGCGACGGTCGGCGCTGGTGACCTCGTCGTGGTGCAGTACCGCGGCGTCAAGTGGTCCGACGGTAAGGAGTTCGACTCCAGCTGGAGCCGTGACGCGACCCCCTCGCAGTTCCAGACCAGCGGCGTCGTGACCGGCTTCCGCCTCGCGCTCGAAGGCCAGAAGGTCGGCTCGCAGGTGATCGTCGTGATGCCCCCGTCGGACGGCTACGGAGCCACCGAGGGTCACGAGCTCCAGAAGGAGAGCCTCGTGTTCGTGGTCGACATCCTCGCCACGACACCCGTCCAGCAGTAG
- a CDS encoding Mur ligase family protein has product MSIEQQPSLPPVLRPANPPRRELSELVSRFAREVRGDTTGITVTGITLATADLRAGEAFVAIQGVNRHGADFAIAAAEKGAVAIITDDAGATIAQDAGLPILVVDDPRGILGDLSAWVYGTGADDPLPLLFATTGTNGKTSVSHLLEGILDQIGVVTGLSSTAERHIAGEVIVSRLTTPEASEFHALLALMRERDVEAVAVEVSAQALSRHRVDGMHFDVAGFTNLSHDHLDDYADMEEYFEAKLPLFRPDRSTRGVICLDSPSGAIVVDRAEIPVVTVGTPSIAADPAGAEKADWVVVIDDERAAGTTFTMTGPLGSLTTTVPVIGPHMAANAALAIVMLLEGGYAWERITEALERDGGIRAYLPGRTQLVSGDTGPAVFVDFGHSPDAFEKTLAAVRRVTPGRVLMLFGADGDRDASKRFDMARTAVEGSDILVVTDHHPRFEDPESIRATLIAGARTARPDAEIHEYSPPERAIVAAVGLVGEGDAILWAGPGHQDYRDIRGVRTPYSARELARRALRAAGWPVPESRWPVPYPDQD; this is encoded by the coding sequence ATGTCGATTGAACAACAACCGAGCCTGCCTCCCGTGCTCCGCCCCGCGAACCCGCCCCGGCGTGAGCTGTCCGAACTCGTCTCCCGATTCGCACGCGAGGTACGCGGCGATACGACGGGGATCACCGTCACCGGCATCACCCTCGCCACGGCGGATCTCCGCGCCGGCGAGGCGTTCGTCGCGATCCAGGGCGTCAACCGCCATGGAGCCGACTTCGCCATCGCTGCAGCCGAGAAGGGCGCCGTCGCGATCATCACGGATGACGCGGGTGCCACGATAGCTCAGGACGCCGGGCTTCCGATCCTCGTCGTGGACGACCCGCGCGGAATCCTCGGAGATCTCAGCGCCTGGGTGTACGGCACCGGTGCCGACGATCCGCTGCCTTTGCTGTTCGCGACCACCGGCACGAACGGCAAGACGAGCGTCTCGCACCTGCTCGAAGGGATCCTCGACCAGATCGGGGTGGTCACCGGTCTCTCCTCGACAGCCGAGCGTCACATCGCGGGCGAGGTGATCGTATCGAGACTCACCACACCGGAGGCGTCTGAGTTCCACGCGCTCCTCGCGCTGATGCGCGAGCGGGATGTCGAGGCCGTCGCCGTCGAGGTGAGCGCCCAGGCGCTGTCTCGTCACCGCGTCGACGGCATGCACTTCGATGTGGCCGGATTCACGAACCTCAGCCACGACCACCTCGACGACTACGCCGACATGGAGGAGTACTTCGAGGCGAAGCTTCCCCTGTTCCGCCCAGATCGTTCCACGCGCGGCGTCATCTGCCTGGACTCCCCGTCCGGCGCGATCGTCGTGGACCGCGCCGAGATCCCCGTGGTGACCGTCGGCACCCCATCGATCGCCGCCGACCCTGCCGGTGCCGAGAAGGCCGACTGGGTCGTCGTGATCGACGACGAGCGCGCAGCAGGCACGACCTTCACGATGACCGGTCCGCTCGGCTCGCTCACCACGACGGTGCCCGTCATCGGACCGCACATGGCGGCCAACGCGGCCCTCGCGATCGTGATGCTGCTCGAGGGCGGATACGCCTGGGAGCGCATCACCGAGGCCCTCGAGCGCGACGGAGGCATCCGGGCGTACTTGCCTGGACGGACGCAGCTCGTCTCGGGCGACACCGGCCCCGCGGTCTTCGTGGACTTCGGTCACTCCCCCGACGCGTTCGAGAAGACTCTCGCCGCCGTGCGCCGCGTCACTCCCGGACGCGTGCTGATGCTGTTCGGAGCCGACGGCGACCGCGACGCGAGCAAGCGCTTCGACATGGCGCGCACCGCCGTGGAGGGCAGCGACATACTCGTCGTCACCGACCACCACCCCCGTTTCGAGGACCCGGAGTCGATCAGGGCGACGCTCATCGCCGGTGCGCGCACGGCACGCCCTGACGCAGAGATCCACGAGTACTCGCCGCCGGAGCGCGCGATCGTGGCGGCGGTGGGACTCGTCGGCGAGGGCGACGCGATCCTGTGGGCGGGCCCCGGGCATCAGGACTACCGCGACATCCGCGGCGTGCGCACACCGTACTCCGCCCGTGAGCTCGCCCGTCGCGCGCTGCGGGCAGCTGGGTGGCCCGTGCCGGAATCCCGCTGGCCCGTCCCCTATCCCGACCAGGACTGA
- the dxr gene encoding 1-deoxy-D-xylulose-5-phosphate reductoisomerase — protein MRRIIVLGSTGSIGTQALDVIRANPRRFELVGLAAGSNRQMLDEQAEQFGVESTALGAAEAEQLVRDVEADVVLNAITGSIGLGSTLAALKAGRTLALANKESLIVGGQLVLAAAAPGQIVPVDSEHSALAQALRSGRHEEVRRLVVTASGGPFRGRSRADMESVTPAEALAHPTWDMGRMVTTNSSTLVNKGLEVIEAHLLFDIPYEDIEVVVHPQSVIHSMVEFIDGSTIAQASPPDMRLPISLGLDWPNRVGGVGRPLDWTTATSWTFEPLDNEAFPSVALAKAVGRAGATFPAVYNAANEQAVDAFHEGRLTFLGIVDTIARVVDAHEPPDTLTVETLAAAELWARQKADQLIVAGA, from the coding sequence ATGCGTCGAATCATCGTCCTCGGCTCCACCGGCTCCATAGGCACACAGGCGCTCGACGTCATCCGAGCGAACCCCCGTCGCTTCGAACTCGTCGGCCTCGCCGCGGGAAGCAACCGCCAGATGCTCGACGAGCAGGCGGAACAGTTCGGCGTCGAGAGCACAGCGCTCGGGGCTGCGGAGGCCGAACAGCTCGTGCGCGACGTCGAGGCGGACGTCGTGCTCAACGCGATCACGGGCTCGATCGGGCTCGGCTCCACACTGGCTGCTCTGAAAGCCGGTCGCACGCTGGCCCTGGCGAACAAGGAATCCCTGATCGTCGGCGGGCAGCTGGTGCTGGCCGCGGCCGCCCCCGGTCAGATCGTGCCGGTCGATTCCGAGCACTCCGCGCTGGCGCAGGCGCTGCGCAGCGGCAGACACGAGGAGGTGCGCCGCCTGGTCGTCACGGCGTCCGGCGGACCGTTCCGGGGGCGCTCCAGGGCGGACATGGAGTCGGTCACTCCCGCGGAGGCCCTGGCGCATCCGACCTGGGACATGGGCCGTATGGTCACCACGAACTCCTCGACCCTCGTCAACAAGGGGCTCGAGGTCATCGAGGCCCATCTGCTCTTCGACATCCCCTACGAGGACATCGAGGTGGTCGTGCACCCGCAGTCGGTGATCCACTCCATGGTCGAGTTCATCGACGGGTCGACCATCGCGCAGGCGTCGCCGCCGGACATGCGCCTGCCGATCTCGCTGGGCCTGGACTGGCCGAACCGCGTCGGAGGTGTCGGCCGGCCGCTCGACTGGACGACGGCGACATCCTGGACGTTCGAACCACTCGACAATGAGGCGTTCCCCTCGGTCGCGCTCGCGAAGGCCGTCGGCCGCGCGGGGGCGACCTTCCCCGCCGTCTACAATGCCGCGAACGAGCAGGCCGTCGACGCGTTCCATGAAGGGCGTCTGACATTCCTCGGGATCGTCGACACGATCGCCCGGGTGGTCGATGCGCACGAGCCCCCGGACACGCTCACCGTCGAGACGTTGGCTGCGGCCGAGCTCTGGGCGCGACAGAAGGCCGACCAGCTGATCGTCGCCGGAGCCTGA